A genomic window from Fusarium oxysporum Fo47 chromosome VIII, complete sequence includes:
- a CDS encoding aminotransferase class-III-domain-containing protein, producing MSAFRAGMAARPAVQAARAAACRSFATSRSMRMAAASEKTFFAGEPEAPTVKTAIPGPKTKSHMDELTKVFDTRSANMLVDYTKSKGNYIADPDGNVLLDVFAQIASIAVGYNNPALLKAASSPEMVNAIVNRPALGAFPSHDWADLLKSSLLTVAPKGLDNVFTAMAGSDANETAYKAAFMWRRQQERGGPEVDFSTKELESAMNNHAPGSPNLSILSFKTGFHGRLFGSLSTTRSKAIHKVDIPAFDWPQATFPKLKYPLEENVEENKKIEQASLDEVEHLIKSWHLPPCAVVVEPVQSEGGDNHASPDFFRKLRALTKKHNILLIVDEVQTGIGATGKFWAHEHWNLETPPDIVTFSKKAQAAGFYYGDPAIRPNKPYRQFNTWMGDPARAILFKAIVDEINKNDLVNHTARVGDRLFKDLESLSKKYPGQIENLRGKGQGTFIAFDSPKRDQFLAEAKKLGVNIGGSGASAVRLRPMLIFQQKHADILVDTIEKIVKQ from the exons ATGTCGGCTTTCCGCGCTGGCATGGCCGCCCGGCCTGCTGTTCAAGCTGCCCGAGCTGCAGCTTGCCGCTCTTTCGCTACTTCGCGCAGCATGCGAATGGCTGCTGCTTCTgagaagaccttcttcgCTGGCGAGCCAGAGGCCCCTACGGTCAAGACAGCTATTCCTGGCCCTAAGACCAAGAGTCACATGGATGAGCTCACCAAGGTCTTTGATACTCGTAGCGCAAACATGCTTGTCGACTACACCAAGAGCAAGGGCAACTACATCGCCGACCCCGATGGCAACGTGCTTCTCGATGT CTTTGCTCAGATTGCTTCAATTGCAGTCGGTTATAACAACCCTGCCCTTCTCAAGGCCGCCTCCAGCCCTGAGATGGTGAACGCCATTGTCAACCGACCTGCCCTCGGAGCCTTCCCCTCTCACGACTGGGCCGATCTTCTCAAGTCCAGTCTTCTCACTGTTGCTCCCAAGGGTCTGGATAATGTCTTTACCGCCATGGCTGGCTCGGATGCGAACGAGACTGCCTACAAGGCCGCCTTTATGTGGCGCCGACAGCAGGAGCGTGGTGGCCCCGAGGTTGATTTCAGCACTAAGGAACTTGAGAGTGCTATGAATAACCATGCCCCCGGAAGCCCTAATCTCTCTATTCTTTCTTTCAAGACCGGCTTCCACGGTCGTCTCTTTGGATCGCTTTCTACTACCCGCTCCAAGGCTATCCACAAGGTCGACATCCCTGCTTTCGACTGGCCTCAAGCGACTTTCCCCAAGCTCAAATATCCTCTCGAGGAGAACGTggaggagaacaagaagattgaGCAGGCTAGTCTTGATGAAGTAGAGCACCTTATTAAGAGCTGGCACCTGCCTCCTTGCGCCGTTGTCGTCGAGCCAGTCCAGAGTGAAGGCGGTGACAACCACGCTTCGCCTGACTTCTTCCGCAAGCTACGAGCCCTGACCAAGAAGCATAACATTCTACTTATTGTCGACGAAGTCCAGACTGGTATCGGCGCTACTGGCAAGTTCTGGGCTCATGAGCACTGGAACCTCGAGACACCCCCTGATATCGTGACCTTCTCCAAGAAGGCTCAAGCTGCCGGTTTCTACTATGGCGACCCGGCTATCCGCCCCAACAAGCCTTACAGACAGTTCAACACATGGATGGGTGACCCTGCTCGCGCCATCCTGTTCAAGGCCATTGTCGACGAAATCAACAAGAACGACCTCGTCAACCACACCGCACGAGTTGGTGATCGCCTCTTCAAGGACCTCGAGTCTCTTAGCAAGAAGTACCCCGGTCAGATCGAGAACCTCCGTGGCAAGGGTCAAGGTACATTCATTGCCTTCGACAGCCCCAAGCGTGACCAGTTCCTGGCGGAGGCCAAGAAACTGGGTGTGAACATCGGTGGCAGTGGCGCCAGTGCCGTTCGTCTACGACCTATGCTCATTTTCCAGCAGAAGCACGCTGATATCCTTGTGGACACAATTGAGAAGATTGTTAAGCAGTAA